The Streptomyces sp. DG1A-41 genomic sequence GCCCAGCAGCCGGCCCAGCCCGGCCGCCAGTGCCTCCGAGTCGCCCGGCGGCACCGCCAAACAGGTCTCCCCGTCCCGGCCGGCGACCTCGGGGATCGCCCCGCCGGTCGTGGCGAGCAGGGGCGTCCCGGTCGCCATGGCCTCGGCGGCCGGCAGCGAGAAGCCCTCGTAGAGCGACGGCACGCACGCGACCTGCGCCGAGCGCACCAGGTCGACGAGTTCCGCGTCGGAGATGCCCTTGACGAACTGGACGGCGCCGTCGAGGCCGTACCGTTCCATCGCCCGGGCGACGGGCCCCTCGGCCGGACGCTTGCCGACGACGACGAGGTGGGCGCCGGGGTGCTCGGTGCGCACCTTGGCGAGCGCCTCGACGAGGTACACCAGGCCCTTCAGCGGCACGTCCGCACTGGACGTCGTCACGATCCGGCCCGGCACGACGGGTACCGAGGGGTCCGGCGAGAACAGGTCGGTGTCGGCGCCGATGTGGACCACGTGGACGCGGTCCTCGCGTACGCCGAGGTGGTCGATGATCTCCTGCTGCGAGGTGCCGGAGACGGTGAGTACGGACGGCAGCCGCCGCGCGACGCGCTTCTGCATGCGCGTGAAGCCGTACCAGCGCCGCACGGAGAAGCGCCGCTGCCAGCCCTGCGCCGCGTCCAGCTCCAGCTGCCGGTCGACGGTGATGGGGTGGTGGATCGTGGTCACCAGGGGCGCGCCCACGTCTCCCAGCAACCCGTACCCGAGCGTCTGGTTGTCGTGGACGACGTCGAACTCGCCCCTGCGGGCACGCAGATGGCGGCGGGCGCGCAGCGAGAACGTCAGCGGTTCGGGGAAGCCGCCGGTCCACATGGTCGCGACTTCGAGCGCGTCGATCCAGTCCCGGTACTCGTCACGCTTCGGCGTGCGGAAAGGATCCGGCTGGCGGTAGAGGTCGAGGCTGGGCAGCTCGGTGAGGCTCAGCCCGTCGTAGCCCTCGTCGAGCACGGGATACGGCTGTGCGCCGATGACCTCGACCCGGTGGCCGAGGCGGGCCAGTTCGCGCGAGAGGTGCCGGACGTAGACGCCCTGCCCGCCGCAGAACGGGTTCCCTTTATAGGTGAGGAGCGCGATGTGGAGCGGTCGCAAGCCGTCGGCGGCGGGGTCCTCCGGAGCCCCGGCCTCCCTGGCCTCAGCGGTCACTCTCGGCCCCCTTCTCCCTGCTCTGTCCCGCGAGATTACGCCGGGACGCTAATCTAGAACAAGTTTCAGACTTGATCGTTCGGAGGCTCTGAATCTACCGGCAGGTAGGGGCGCTGTGACCAGTGGATCAGGTGATTCCCGCCACGGCCGACACCGTGCCATGCTGTCTGATCACTCGTCCTCACGGACGGTCACGCAACGGGACCGGCCCATGCCCGCGGAAGCCCAGGTGAGCGCCAAGGTGAACAAGGTGGCCAAGGTGGACGCCAGAGTCGCAGCCCCCGCCTCTCCGCCCCTGACGGAGCGGCAGGAGGCCCGCCGTCGCCGCATCCTGCACGCGAGCGCGCAACTGGCCAGCCGGGGCGGCTTCGACGCCGTGCAGATGCGCGAGGTCGCGGAGTCCTCGCAGGTGGCGCTCGGCACCCTGTACCGCTACTTCCCCTCCAAGATCCATCTGCTGGTCGCCACCATGCAGGACCAGCTGGAGCACATGCACGGCACGCTGCGGAAGAAGCCCCCGCAGGGCGAGACGGCGGCCGAGCGGGTCGCGGAGACGCTGATGCGGGCCTTCCGCGCCCTCCAGCGCGAGCCGCACCTGGCCGACGCGATGGTCCGCGCCCTCACCTTCGCCGACCGCAGCGTGAGCCCGGAGGTCGACCAGGTCTCACGGCAGACGACGGCGATCATCCTGGACGCGATGGGGCTGGACCACCCCACTCCGGAGCAGCTGTCGGCGGTCCGGGTCATCGAGCACACCTGGCACTCGGCCCTCATCACCTGGCTGTCGGGCCGTGCCTCCATCGCCCAGGTCAAGATCGACATCGAGACGGTGTGCCGCTTGGTCGACCTGACCGCCCCGGCCGCGCCCCCGGCCCCCTGACACACGAAGAACCTACGAGACGGGTTCCCTTCGCCGGCATGGTCCGGATCAGGTTATGGGGGTCGCCTTCCAGCCGCCGGACCTCTCGGCCCTTCGGCCTTCCGGCCTCTCAGCCCTACCGTCGCAGTCGGCACCGGCGGAAGCCGAAGCCTCCGGCCAGAGTCGGCTACTCCGGTCGGACTCCCTCACTCGTCCCGTAGGCCACTTCCTAGATTAGAACTTCCGTCCGCAGAGAAAAGCCCCCGTACGGGATTTTTTACCTAAATATCCTGAGAGACCCATATGGCCCTGCTTGAGGTCCCGGTCGCCGCGACGAAACCCCGATCCGGAAGGAACATGAGGGAGTCAAAGCGACTTTTCGGACAGATGTGAAAGGGCAACCCATGGCGAAGTACCTCTTCAAGGTGAAGCTGACCTCGGACGGTCTGAAGGGCCTGCTCAAGGAAGGCGGGAGCGCGCGGCGTGACGTCGTCGACCGCATGGTCGACGGCCTCGGGGGCCGGGTCGAGACGATGTACTGGGCCTTCGGCGAGGACGACGTCTACGTCACGGCGGAGCTGCCGGGCAACACCTCCGCCGCGGCCTTGGGCATGGTCGTCTCGGCGGCGGGCGGGGTCCGCACGAGCACGGTCGTCCTGCTCTCGGCGGAGGAGATCGACGAGGCCGTCCGGCAACAGGTGGACTACCGGGCACCCGGCACCTGACGGGCCCCGAACCGCCCGCGCACCCGCGCCTGACGGACTCCCGGACCGGCCGCGCACCCGCGCCTGACGGACTCCCGGACCGGCCGCCCCACCGGCACCTGATGGCCCCCGGAACGGCGGGATCGCCCGCCTCACCGGCCACCTGGCCAGCCCCGGAACGGCTGCCTCACCGGCACCTGCCCGGGGCGGCGGCGACCCACGAACCAGCCGCCCCACCGGCGCCCCACCGGACACCCCGGACCGGCCGCCCACGGCGCCTGAGGGGCGCCGAAGGGGCAGCGCCACCCGCGCCTGACAGCCCCTGGCACGACGGCGAACCCCGAACCACCGGTCGCACCGGCACCTGACGCACCCCGGGGCAGCAGCGACCCGCGAACCGCCCGCCCCACCGGCGCCCAACGGGACACCCCGAACCGGCAGCGCTACCTGCGCCTGACAGCCCCCGAGGCCGCGGCGACCCACGAAGCAGCCGCCCGCCGCCGCCTGACGGGCCCCGAACCAACCGCCCCACCACCGCCCGACGGATCGCGAACCAACCGCCCGGCAGACGCCGATCCAGCCGCCCCGCCACCGCCCGGCGGCCCCCGAGGCGGCGCCGCCCCCTACTCCTCCGGTGGGAACACCGGCTCGCCGCTGTCCGCCAGCGTGATCGTGATCGCCTCCACCGGGCAGCTCTCCGCCGCCTCCAGCAGCCGCTCGTTCGCGTCCGTATCCGGGGCGAGCGGATGGGACTGCCGGGCGGAGTCCAGGCGGAAGCCGTCCGGGGCGTGGTGGAGGCACTGGGCGGAGCCGATGCACAGGGAGCGGTCGACCTCGACGTGCCAGCGGTCGCCCATCGCTACGCGTCCGCCGGGAGGTGGATCATCTTGTGCTCCAGGTACTCGCCGTACCCCTCGGGCCCGAACTCCCGCCCCAGGCCCGAGTTCTTGTAGCCGCCGAAGGGGCCGAGCATGTCCAGGCTGAAGGTGTTGACCGAGTACGTGCCCGTGCGGACCTGCCGGGCGATGTCGATGCCGTGCTCGACGTCCGCCGTCCACACGCTGCCGCTCAGCCCGTAGTCGGAGTCGTTGGCGATCTTCACGGCGTCGGACTCGTCGTCGTAGGGGAGCAGGCAGATCACCGGGCCGAAGATCTCCTCGCGGGCGATGCGCATGGAGTTGTCGACGTCGCCGAAGAGGGTCGGCTCGACGTACCAGCCGCGGTCGAGGCCGGCCGGGCGTCCGCCGCCGGTGAGAATCTTCGCGCCCTCCTCCTGTCCGATGCGGATGTAGTCGAGGTTGCGCCGCTGCTGCCGCCGCGCCACCAGCGGGCCCACCTGGGTGGCGGGGTCCAGGGGGTCGCCGACCGTCAGTGCGCCGGCCGCGGCGGCCAGGGCGTCGGCGAACTCGTCGTAGCGGGAGCGCGGGAGGAGGATGCGGGTCTGGGCGACGCAGGCCTGCCCGTTGTTCATCCAGGCCGCGGGGGCGATGCCCGCCACGGCCGTCTCGACGTCCGCGTCGGGCAGGACGACGGCCGCCGACTTGCCGCCCAGTTCGAGCGTCACGCGCGTGAGGTTGCGGGCCGCCACCTCCATCACGCGCTTGCCTGCCGCGACCGAACCGGTGAAGGACACCTTGTCGATGCCGGGGTGCCCGACCAGGTACTCGCTCACCTCCCGGTCCGCGGGCAGGATCGACAGCACGCCCTCCGGCAGCCCGGCCTCCCTCGCGATCTCGCCGAGCAGGTAGGCGTCCAGCGGCGACTCGGGCGAGGGCTTGAGCACGGCCGTGCAGCCGGTGAGCAGCGCGGGGGCGAGTTTGGCGGCGGCGACGAACTGCGGGACGTTCCAGGGGACGACGGCGGCGACCACCCCGACGGGCTCGCGCCGGACGAGGATGCGGCCGAGCACGCCGTCGCGCCGCTCCTCGTACGCGAAGTTCCGCGCGACGGTGAGCGCCGAGTCCCAGACCATGACGGCGCCGAGGGCCTGGGCGAGGACGCTCCAGGAGTACGGCGAGCCGTTCTGGGCGGAGATCACGCGGGCGATCTCGTCGTGCCGGGCGGCGATCCCGTCCTTGATCCTGCTCACGACCTCGATCCGCTCGTCGAGGCTCATACGCGGCCAGGGTCCCTCGTCGAAGGCCCGCCGGGCCACCCCCACGGCCCGGTCCACATCCGCCGTCGAGGCGTGCGGGACGCGCCCGATGACCTCTTCCGTGTGCGGCGAGATCACCTCGATGACGTCCGTACCCAGGGGGTCGGTCAACTCCCCGCCGACGAACAGCTGTCCGTGTTCCACGAGCTCGGTCATGGCCGACTGCCTTCACATCTGACGGTGTTTCAGAAACTGATACCAGTTCTCGTTATAGTGGGCAATGGCCGTGGAACGGAGGGCAGATGAAGAGCAGCCAGGACCGCGAGCCCATACCGGGGGTGCACGACCACGGCGGAGGCGTCCGGTCCCTGCGGGTCCCCATCCCTGACAACCCCCTCGGCCACACGCTGGTGTACGTCGTCGACACCGACCGGGGCCCGGTGCTGATCGACACCGGCTGGGACGACCCGGCGTCCTGGGACACCCTCACGGCCGGCCTCACGGCCTGCGGCACATCGGTCGACGGGATCCACGGCGTGGTCGTCACCCACCACCACCCGGACCACCACGGCCTGTCCGGCCGGGTCCGTGAGGCGTCGGGCGCGTGGATCGCGATGCACGCGGCGGACACCGCAGTCGTACGACTAACCGGGCAGGCCCGTCCCGAGCACTGGTTCTCGTACATGGCGGACAAACTCGCCGCCGCCGGAGCACCCGAGGAGCACATCGCCCCGTTGCGCGCGGCC encodes the following:
- a CDS encoding glycosyltransferase family 4 protein, which gives rise to MTAEAREAGAPEDPAADGLRPLHIALLTYKGNPFCGGQGVYVRHLSRELARLGHRVEVIGAQPYPVLDEGYDGLSLTELPSLDLYRQPDPFRTPKRDEYRDWIDALEVATMWTGGFPEPLTFSLRARRHLRARRGEFDVVHDNQTLGYGLLGDVGAPLVTTIHHPITVDRQLELDAAQGWQRRFSVRRWYGFTRMQKRVARRLPSVLTVSGTSQQEIIDHLGVREDRVHVVHIGADTDLFSPDPSVPVVPGRIVTTSSADVPLKGLVYLVEALAKVRTEHPGAHLVVVGKRPAEGPVARAMERYGLDGAVQFVKGISDAELVDLVRSAQVACVPSLYEGFSLPAAEAMATGTPLLATTGGAIPEVAGRDGETCLAVPPGDSEALAAGLGRLLGDPELRARLGAAGRERVLRHFTWARAAEGTVARYREAIARSQDGETGRSAAPDDGSAAGGDRSTPPASADSPASGRPAAGVEHPAPRVPGRSAAPAGAVSAAPADVEGVNSESRATC
- a CDS encoding TetR family transcriptional regulator, with translation MPAEAQVSAKVNKVAKVDARVAAPASPPLTERQEARRRRILHASAQLASRGGFDAVQMREVAESSQVALGTLYRYFPSKIHLLVATMQDQLEHMHGTLRKKPPQGETAAERVAETLMRAFRALQREPHLADAMVRALTFADRSVSPEVDQVSRQTTAIILDAMGLDHPTPEQLSAVRVIEHTWHSALITWLSGRASIAQVKIDIETVCRLVDLTAPAAPPAP
- a CDS encoding aldehyde dehydrogenase, whose amino-acid sequence is MTELVEHGQLFVGGELTDPLGTDVIEVISPHTEEVIGRVPHASTADVDRAVGVARRAFDEGPWPRMSLDERIEVVSRIKDGIAARHDEIARVISAQNGSPYSWSVLAQALGAVMVWDSALTVARNFAYEERRDGVLGRILVRREPVGVVAAVVPWNVPQFVAAAKLAPALLTGCTAVLKPSPESPLDAYLLGEIAREAGLPEGVLSILPADREVSEYLVGHPGIDKVSFTGSVAAGKRVMEVAARNLTRVTLELGGKSAAVVLPDADVETAVAGIAPAAWMNNGQACVAQTRILLPRSRYDEFADALAAAAGALTVGDPLDPATQVGPLVARRQQRRNLDYIRIGQEEGAKILTGGGRPAGLDRGWYVEPTLFGDVDNSMRIAREEIFGPVICLLPYDDESDAVKIANDSDYGLSGSVWTADVEHGIDIARQVRTGTYSVNTFSLDMLGPFGGYKNSGLGREFGPEGYGEYLEHKMIHLPADA
- a CDS encoding ferredoxin; amino-acid sequence: MGDRWHVEVDRSLCIGSAQCLHHAPDGFRLDSARQSHPLAPDTDANERLLEAAESCPVEAITITLADSGEPVFPPEE
- a CDS encoding GYD domain-containing protein, with the translated sequence MAKYLFKVKLTSDGLKGLLKEGGSARRDVVDRMVDGLGGRVETMYWAFGEDDVYVTAELPGNTSAAALGMVVSAAGGVRTSTVVLLSAEEIDEAVRQQVDYRAPGT